From the Caldicellulosiruptoraceae bacterium PP1 genome, one window contains:
- a CDS encoding heme NO-binding domain-containing protein: MKGTVVLTWLETIGNIWGEDVKKAGQKAMGLDESTIISPTDDISDEDVLKMIQVSADMANIEPSEMFRTIGKNNIKTFSKWFPSYFERLSLKGFLEFMDDVHTQLTRFIKGAKPPRIFFEEISSNEAIITYVSKRGFYDYFLGLLEGSAEFFNEKLDFSELERFKDDQGFYHLKIHIKFTKTNKKFKKAYFNIITSLFIFRNLEFKISILSSIVAFLTSLVINNDHHAITLHLTIFTTTFVATFLASYLILKPLRFIKEELDSLKKLDFSGSVSLKTLDSIEKLAESVASTKFSVKKDLLLLKGGSDEINNFSKNIAAIAENMKKLSDTISSIVSDVASGAIHQAEEIEKAVIVLNDNIYKLNTVVDEQSKSKDGLISINNELQNSGNELLNVSNIMNNISNDFSLVVQRGQKLSNDAQDVMKITSTVAEIANQINMLALNASIEAARAGSFGVGFAVVADEIRKLADSTRNFAKTINNNLKIFVEEVEGLSTILNEQFEKLSQNEATLNEVANKNSNNIERISNITENIVSLIETLRNEAKRISDVFKSINSLSAISQENSASSQEMQAMVSEYAVSIKDLLTKVTDLESLSNVFKEELNKYRL; encoded by the coding sequence TTGAAAGGAACTGTTGTTTTAACTTGGCTTGAAACTATTGGGAACATTTGGGGAGAAGATGTTAAAAAAGCTGGCCAAAAAGCTATGGGTTTGGATGAATCTACAATTATTTCTCCAACTGATGATATATCTGATGAAGATGTATTAAAAATGATTCAAGTTTCAGCTGATATGGCTAATATTGAACCTTCTGAAATGTTTAGAACAATAGGTAAAAATAACATTAAAACATTTAGTAAATGGTTTCCTTCATATTTTGAAAGATTATCTCTAAAAGGTTTTTTGGAGTTTATGGATGATGTTCATACACAACTTACTCGTTTCATTAAAGGGGCAAAACCTCCAAGAATATTTTTTGAAGAGATCTCAAGCAATGAGGCAATAATTACTTATGTCTCCAAAAGAGGATTTTATGATTATTTTTTAGGTTTACTTGAAGGCAGTGCTGAATTCTTTAACGAGAAATTAGATTTTTCCGAATTAGAAAGATTTAAAGATGATCAAGGTTTTTATCATTTAAAGATACATATTAAATTTACTAAAACAAATAAAAAATTTAAGAAGGCATATTTTAATATAATTACAAGTCTTTTTATTTTTAGAAATCTTGAATTTAAGATATCAATATTGTCTTCAATTGTAGCTTTTCTAACATCTTTAGTAATCAATAATGATCATCATGCTATTACTTTGCATTTAACAATATTTACTACAACTTTTGTTGCTACATTTCTTGCTTCATATTTAATATTAAAACCTTTAAGGTTTATTAAAGAAGAGTTGGATTCTTTAAAAAAGCTTGATTTTTCTGGTTCTGTTTCACTTAAAACACTTGACAGTATTGAAAAGCTTGCTGAATCGGTTGCTTCTACTAAGTTTTCTGTTAAAAAGGATCTTCTTCTATTAAAAGGTGGAAGCGATGAAATAAATAATTTTTCAAAAAATATTGCTGCTATAGCTGAGAATATGAAAAAACTATCAGATACAATATCCTCAATTGTTAGTGATGTTGCTAGCGGTGCTATTCATCAAGCAGAAGAGATTGAAAAAGCTGTTATTGTCCTTAATGATAATATTTATAAATTAAACACTGTCGTAGATGAACAAAGCAAAAGTAAAGATGGACTTATTTCTATTAATAATGAACTACAAAATTCTGGTAATGAATTACTAAACGTTTCAAATATAATGAATAATATAAGCAATGATTTTTCTCTTGTTGTACAAAGAGGCCAAAAACTTTCAAATGATGCTCAAGATGTTATGAAGATTACATCAACAGTTGCCGAAATTGCAAATCAGATTAATATGCTTGCTTTAAATGCATCAATTGAGGCTGCAAGAGCAGGTTCTTTTGGGGTTGGATTTGCTGTTGTTGCTGATGAAATTAGAAAATTAGCTGATTCCACAAGAAATTTTGCAAAAACTATTAACAATAATTTAAAAATTTTTGTTGAAGAAGTTGAAGGGTTATCAACAATACTAAATGAGCAATTTGAAAAATTATCCCAAAATGAAGCTACATTAAATGAAGTTGCGAATAAAAATAGTAATAACATTGAAAGAATATCAAATATAACAGAGAATATTGTTTCTTTGATTGAGACATTAAGAAATGAAGCAAAAAGAATTTCTGATGTGTTTAAAAGTATCAATTCTCTATCTGCAATTTCTCAAGAAAACTCTGCTTCATCGCAAGAGATGCAAGCTATGGTTTCTGAGTATGCTGTTAGCATTAAAGATCTTCTTACAAAGGTAACTG